A genomic window from Cytobacillus suaedae includes:
- the walK gene encoding cell wall metabolism sensor histidine kinase WalK produces the protein MRKVGFFRSIHLKFVLVYLLLIILAMQIIGVYFVGQLEKQLVKNFKDSLNERVDLLAYNIEQEMEKVRDDKTPTLEQDIKLILEDFVSDDLSSEVRVIDNKSRVIGTSDPSNQKIVGKRTTEIRIKRTLLVGTYWEKMFIDPKSKHRVHVSTTPILSKSEIKGAIYLIASMENVYSDIKKINNILISGTMITLTVTAILGIFLAQTITRPISAMRKHAQEMAKGNFSSKVKVFGFDEIGQLAVTFNTLTKKLQEAQATTEGERRKLLSVLTHMTDGVISTDRKGRVILINEPASKMLNVSRETVMGKSIISLLGLEEQLTFDQLVSERDSVTLDFSTKNKPFIIKVNFSIIQKETGFINGLIAVLYDVTEQEKIDMERKEFVANVSHELRTPLTTMRSYLEALAEGAWRNEEIAPQFLDVTQTETERMIRLVNDLLQLSKLDSKDYRLSKDWIDFNEYFNKIIDRFEMTKEQNVVFERHLSTESVYVDIDPDKITQVLDNIISNAMKYSPEGGKIRFYLKELTDKIQVTITDEGVGIPEENLANIFERFYRVDKARTRQLGGTGLGLAIAKEMIEAHDGEIWAESEEGVGTKIFFTLPLENAQEDDWS, from the coding sequence ATGAGAAAAGTGGGCTTCTTCCGCTCCATTCATCTAAAGTTTGTCCTAGTCTATCTACTGCTTATTATTCTTGCGATGCAAATCATCGGAGTGTATTTTGTAGGCCAACTCGAAAAGCAGTTGGTAAAGAACTTTAAGGACTCTTTAAATGAACGAGTAGATTTGCTTGCTTATAATATTGAGCAAGAGATGGAGAAAGTACGGGATGATAAAACACCGACTTTAGAACAAGATATTAAGCTTATCCTTGAGGACTTTGTATCAGATGATTTATCATCAGAAGTTCGAGTAATTGATAATAAAAGTAGAGTCATAGGTACATCAGATCCTTCTAACCAAAAGATTGTCGGGAAACGAACCACTGAAATCCGTATCAAACGGACACTCCTAGTAGGTACCTACTGGGAGAAGATGTTTATTGATCCAAAATCCAAGCATCGTGTTCATGTATCAACTACACCAATTCTTTCAAAAAGCGAAATCAAAGGCGCTATCTATTTAATCGCCTCAATGGAGAATGTCTATTCAGATATTAAAAAGATTAATAACATCCTCATCTCCGGTACGATGATTACGTTAACCGTTACAGCAATATTAGGAATTTTCCTAGCACAAACCATAACCAGACCAATATCAGCTATGAGAAAACATGCACAGGAAATGGCGAAAGGTAACTTCTCAAGTAAAGTAAAGGTATTTGGTTTTGACGAGATTGGTCAATTGGCGGTTACTTTTAATACCCTTACAAAAAAACTACAGGAAGCACAGGCAACTACCGAAGGCGAGCGAAGGAAACTATTATCTGTCCTAACTCACATGACAGATGGAGTCATTTCAACTGATCGAAAAGGCCGTGTGATTTTGATTAATGAGCCAGCAAGTAAAATGCTAAATGTTTCACGTGAAACAGTCATGGGTAAATCGATTATTTCACTTTTAGGTTTAGAAGAGCAGCTCACTTTTGATCAATTAGTAAGTGAACGTGATTCAGTAACGCTAGACTTTAGTACAAAGAACAAACCATTTATTATTAAAGTTAATTTCTCAATTATTCAAAAGGAAACAGGCTTTATTAATGGTTTAATTGCTGTATTATATGATGTAACTGAGCAAGAAAAAATTGATATGGAACGTAAGGAGTTTGTTGCGAACGTTTCACATGAGCTTAGAACTCCATTAACTACTATGAGGAGCTACCTAGAAGCTTTAGCTGAAGGAGCCTGGAGGAATGAAGAGATAGCTCCACAGTTTTTAGACGTTACTCAGACTGAAACTGAACGTATGATCCGATTAGTTAATGACTTACTACAGCTTTCAAAGCTTGATAGTAAGGATTATCGTTTATCAAAGGATTGGATTGATTTCAATGAGTACTTCAATAAAATAATTGATCGTTTTGAAATGACAAAAGAACAAAATGTAGTATTTGAACGACACTTATCAACAGAATCAGTCTATGTTGATATAGATCCTGATAAAATTACACAAGTTCTCGATAATATTATTTCAAATGCAATGAAATATTCACCTGAAGGTGGAAAGATTCGCTTTTATTTAAAAGAGCTAACAGATAAAATACAAGTTACTATAACGGATGAAGGTGTTGGAATTCCAGAGGAGAATCTCGCTAATATTTTTGAGAGGTTTTATCGTGTGGACAAGGCTAGAACACGTCAACTAGGTGGTACTGGATTAGGCTTAGCTATTGCCAAGGAAATGATTGAGGCACATGACGGTGAGATTTGGGCTGAAAGTGAAGAGGGTGTAGGCACAAAAATATTCTTTACTCTTCCCCTCGAGAACGCACAAGAGGATGATTGGTCATGA
- a CDS encoding response regulator transcription factor, whose amino-acid sequence MGKVILVVDDEKPIADILQFNLQKEGYKVSCAYDGKSALEMVEELKPDLILLDIMLPHMDGMEVCREVRKKYDMPIIMLTAKDSEIDKVLGLELGADDYVTKPFSTRELLARVKANLRRHMLKEEVGTNVENSNEIAVGSLVIHPDAYIVSKRGEQIELTHREFELLHYLGKHIGQVLTREHLLQTVWGYDYFGDVRTVDVTVRRLREKIEDNPSHPTWIVTRRGVGYYLRNPEQE is encoded by the coding sequence ATGGGTAAAGTAATTTTAGTTGTTGATGACGAAAAACCAATTGCAGATATTTTGCAGTTTAATTTACAAAAGGAAGGTTATAAGGTTAGTTGTGCTTATGATGGAAAAAGTGCTTTAGAAATGGTTGAGGAACTTAAACCAGATCTAATTCTATTAGATATTATGCTTCCCCATATGGATGGGATGGAAGTTTGTAGAGAAGTACGCAAGAAATATGATATGCCAATCATCATGCTTACTGCTAAAGATTCTGAAATAGATAAGGTACTAGGCTTAGAGCTAGGTGCAGACGATTATGTTACTAAGCCATTTAGTACTAGAGAGCTTCTTGCAAGGGTGAAAGCCAATTTAAGAAGACATATGTTAAAAGAAGAAGTAGGTACGAACGTAGAAAATTCTAACGAAATAGCAGTGGGGTCCCTTGTTATCCATCCGGATGCGTATATTGTTTCAAAACGGGGCGAACAAATTGAGCTAACACATCGTGAATTTGAACTTCTCCACTACCTTGGGAAACATATTGGCCAAGTCTTAACCCGTGAACATTTGTTACAAACTGTTTGGGGCTACGACTACTTTGGTGATGTGCGTACGGTTGATGTGACAGTACGAAGATTACGTGAAAAAATTGAAGATAATCCAAGTCATCCTACATGGATCGTTACTAGAAGAGGTGTGGGTTATTATCTTCGAAATCCAGAGCAGGAGTAA
- a CDS encoding M23 family metallopeptidase has translation MCPAVSLCLGGSTVSLSIKKNNTFNSKKLNNPKQILKRFVIASTLIGALSMTSVIAYAKDNISTVYHVYLNDERIGIVDNKELIEKAIDEKIKEAKEEYKNFQLSADGLTYIAEKTFRPNATNRETVETFLSKVEVVTEATALQVNGKTVAYLKTKEEAESVIRQLKLQYISEEALQEVESRKLANAKAPEATEDLAIIIDVTLSAEVTLNEDEASPSQILTVQDAVKLLQKGTLEEKKYHVQEGDVLGSIAIAHNLSTAELLSLNPGLEEDTLLQINQEINVTALKAFVDVIIHEAIVKREEIPYQNETKEDSSMFKGDKKVKQEGQKGEKIVDYLVEKKNGQVVKKTPTEEKVIKEPVNHIVIKGTKVVPSRGTGQLAWPAVGGYISSKMGYRWGQMHKGIDIARPSSRTIKAADNGTIVYAGWDGGYGNKVIINHNNGLRTVYAHLSSITVRVGQTVSKGQQLGNMGSTGNSTGVHLHFEVYKNGKLVDPLNYVNRR, from the coding sequence ATGTGTCCGGCAGTAAGCCTTTGTTTAGGAGGAAGTACCGTGTCATTATCAATCAAAAAAAATAATACTTTTAATAGCAAAAAATTAAACAATCCAAAGCAGATTCTAAAAAGGTTTGTCATTGCCTCAACTCTAATTGGTGCACTATCTATGACTTCAGTTATTGCTTATGCAAAAGATAACATTAGTACTGTGTACCATGTTTATTTAAATGATGAACGAATCGGGATTGTTGATAATAAAGAGTTAATAGAAAAAGCTATAGATGAAAAAATTAAGGAAGCAAAAGAAGAATATAAGAACTTTCAATTAAGTGCGGATGGTCTTACATATATTGCAGAAAAAACATTTAGACCCAATGCTACTAATAGGGAAACAGTAGAGACATTTCTATCTAAGGTAGAAGTTGTTACAGAGGCAACTGCTTTACAAGTAAATGGAAAGACAGTTGCTTACTTAAAAACAAAAGAAGAAGCTGAAAGTGTTATTAGACAATTGAAGCTTCAATATATTTCAGAAGAAGCATTACAAGAAGTTGAGTCTAGAAAACTAGCAAATGCAAAAGCACCAGAAGCTACAGAAGATCTTGCTATTATAATAGACGTAACTCTATCAGCAGAAGTTACGTTGAATGAGGACGAAGCTTCACCTTCTCAAATATTAACTGTTCAAGATGCTGTTAAGCTTTTACAAAAAGGTACTCTTGAAGAGAAGAAATATCATGTTCAAGAAGGTGATGTATTAGGGAGCATTGCAATTGCTCATAACCTATCTACGGCTGAATTACTTTCATTGAATCCAGGACTTGAAGAGGACACGTTGTTACAAATTAATCAAGAAATAAATGTTACTGCTTTAAAAGCATTTGTTGATGTTATTATTCATGAAGCTATAGTAAAAAGAGAAGAAATTCCATATCAAAATGAAACCAAAGAAGATTCCTCTATGTTTAAAGGAGATAAAAAAGTTAAGCAAGAGGGACAAAAAGGTGAAAAGATCGTAGATTATCTCGTTGAAAAGAAAAATGGGCAAGTTGTTAAGAAAACGCCAACTGAAGAGAAAGTAATTAAGGAACCAGTAAATCACATCGTAATTAAAGGAACGAAGGTTGTTCCTTCTCGAGGTACTGGTCAATTAGCTTGGCCAGCAGTTGGAGGTTACATCTCTAGTAAAATGGGTTACCGTTGGGGACAGATGCATAAGGGAATTGATATAGCTAGACCAAGCAGTAGAACGATTAAAGCTGCTGACAATGGTACGATTGTTTATGCAGGCTGGGATGGTGGTTATGGTAACAAAGTAATCATTAATCATAATAATGGATTGCGCACAGTATATGCTCATCTTTCATCTATCACTGTTCGAGTTGGTCAGACTGTTTCCAAGGGCCAACAGCTTGGAAATATGGGCTCAACAGGAAATTCTACTGGGGTACATCTTCATTTTGAAGTCTATAAAAATGGGAAACTAGTAGACCCTTTAAATTACGTTAATAGAAGATAA
- a CDS encoding adenylosuccinate synthase — protein MASVVVVGTQWGDEGKGKITDFLSENAEVIARYQGGNNAGHTIKFNGETYKLHLIPSGIFYSDKICVIGNGMVVDPKALITELKYLHDRGVSTDNLRISNRAHVILPYHLKLDEVEEERKGANKIGTTKKGIGPAYMDKAARVGIRMADLLDREIFEEKLTHNLAEKNRLLEKVYEVEGFKIEDILDEYYEYGQQVAKYVCDTSVVLNDALDEGRRVLFEGAQGVMLDIDQGTYPFVTSSNPVAGGVTIGSGVGPTKINHVVGVCKAYTSRVGDGPFPTELNNEIGERIREVGREYGTTTGRPRRVGWFDSVVVRHARRVSGITDLSLNSIDVLTGIDTLKICVAYQYKGEVIEEFPASLKILSQCEPVYEELPGWTEDITGVKNLKDLPENARHYIERVSQLTGIPLSVFSVGPDRTQTNIVRSVYA, from the coding sequence ATGGCTTCAGTAGTTGTTGTTGGAACACAGTGGGGAGACGAAGGTAAAGGTAAAATTACAGATTTTTTATCTGAAAATGCAGAAGTAATTGCTAGATACCAAGGCGGTAACAACGCTGGTCACACAATTAAGTTTAATGGGGAGACCTATAAACTACACTTAATCCCGTCAGGAATCTTTTATTCAGATAAAATTTGTGTAATTGGCAACGGAATGGTTGTTGATCCGAAAGCACTTATTACAGAGTTAAAATACTTACATGATCGTGGTGTAAGTACTGATAATTTAAGAATTAGTAATCGAGCACATGTGATACTTCCATATCACTTAAAATTAGATGAAGTTGAAGAAGAACGTAAAGGTGCTAATAAAATTGGTACAACTAAAAAAGGAATTGGCCCAGCATATATGGATAAAGCAGCACGTGTAGGTATCCGCATGGCTGACTTATTAGATCGAGAAATTTTTGAAGAGAAATTAACTCACAATTTAGCGGAGAAAAACCGATTATTAGAAAAAGTATATGAAGTTGAAGGATTTAAAATTGAAGACATCCTTGATGAATATTATGAGTACGGACAACAAGTTGCAAAGTATGTTTGTGATACATCAGTTGTTTTAAACGATGCATTAGATGAAGGCCGTCGTGTTTTATTCGAAGGGGCTCAAGGGGTTATGCTTGATATAGATCAAGGAACATACCCGTTCGTTACTTCTTCAAACCCAGTGGCTGGTGGGGTAACAATTGGCTCTGGAGTGGGACCAACTAAAATTAATCATGTAGTTGGGGTTTGTAAGGCCTATACCTCTCGTGTTGGAGATGGTCCATTCCCAACTGAATTAAATAATGAAATTGGTGAGCGCATTCGTGAAGTTGGTCGTGAATATGGTACAACAACAGGGCGCCCACGTCGTGTAGGCTGGTTTGACAGTGTCGTTGTTCGTCACGCAAGAAGAGTTAGCGGGATTACAGATTTATCATTAAATTCAATTGACGTACTAACTGGAATTGATACACTAAAGATTTGCGTAGCATACCAATACAAAGGTGAAGTAATCGAAGAGTTTCCAGCAAGCTTAAAGATACTTTCTCAATGTGAGCCAGTATACGAAGAGCTACCAGGTTGGACGGAAGACATTACAGGTGTTAAAAACCTAAAAGATCTACCAGAAAACGCACGTCACTATATTGAACGTGTATCTCAATTAACAGGTATACCACTATCTGTCTTCTCAGTAGGACCAGACCGTACACAAACAAACATCGTACGCAGTGTTTATGCATAA
- the dnaB gene encoding replicative DNA helicase — protein MSTLLADRIPPQNIEAEQAVLGAIFLEPASLTLASEVLIPDDFYRASHQKIFNAMLNLNDKGEPVDLVTVTAELADVKLLEEIGGVSYLSDIANSVPTAANIEYYAKIIEEKSILRRLIRTATTIASDGYSREDEVEALLSEAEKTILEVAQRKNAGAFKNIRDVLVETYDNIEELTNRKGDVTGIPTGFTELDRMTAGFQRNDLIIVAARPSVGKTAFALNIAQNVATKTDENVAIFSLEMGAEQLVMRMLCAEGNINAQALRTGALTAEDWSKLTMAMGSLSNSGIFIDDTPGIRISDIRSKCRRLKQENGLGMILIDYLQLIQGSGRSGENRQQEVSEISRSLKELARELKVPVIALSQLSRGVEQRQDKRPMMSDIRESGSIEQDADIVAFLYRDDYYDKESENKDIIEIIIAKQRNGPVGTVSLAFVKEYNKFVNLERRFDDTNMPPGA, from the coding sequence ATGAGTACACTACTTGCAGATCGTATTCCTCCCCAAAATATTGAAGCAGAGCAGGCTGTGCTAGGAGCTATTTTTCTAGAACCAGCATCGTTAACTTTGGCATCAGAAGTATTAATTCCTGATGATTTTTACCGTGCTTCTCACCAAAAGATATTCAATGCAATGCTTAATCTTAATGATAAAGGTGAACCAGTCGACTTAGTAACCGTGACAGCTGAATTAGCTGATGTAAAGCTACTAGAGGAAATTGGTGGGGTATCTTATCTTAGTGATATTGCAAACTCTGTTCCTACAGCTGCCAACATTGAATATTATGCAAAAATCATTGAAGAGAAATCGATACTAAGAAGACTCATAAGAACAGCAACAACTATTGCTTCGGATGGGTATTCAAGGGAAGATGAAGTGGAAGCCCTCTTAAGTGAAGCGGAAAAAACAATCTTAGAAGTTGCCCAAAGAAAGAATGCAGGGGCTTTTAAAAACATCCGTGATGTATTAGTAGAGACATATGATAATATTGAAGAATTAACAAATCGTAAAGGTGATGTTACTGGTATTCCTACTGGCTTTACGGAATTAGATCGTATGACTGCTGGCTTCCAACGAAATGATTTAATTATCGTTGCAGCCCGTCCTTCAGTAGGTAAAACAGCCTTTGCATTAAACATTGCACAAAATGTGGCAACTAAGACAGATGAAAATGTCGCTATCTTTAGTCTTGAGATGGGGGCAGAACAGCTTGTAATGAGGATGCTCTGTGCGGAGGGTAACATTAATGCACAAGCACTTCGTACAGGTGCTTTAACGGCAGAGGACTGGAGTAAGCTGACAATGGCTATGGGAAGCTTATCGAATTCAGGAATCTTTATTGATGATACACCAGGTATCCGAATTAGTGATATTCGCTCAAAATGTCGCCGTCTAAAGCAGGAAAATGGCTTAGGTATGATTCTTATTGACTACCTCCAGCTAATCCAAGGAAGCGGGCGTAGTGGCGAAAACCGTCAACAAGAAGTATCTGAAATTTCTCGATCACTAAAGGAATTAGCACGTGAGTTAAAGGTACCTGTTATTGCTCTTTCGCAGCTTTCTCGTGGAGTTGAGCAAAGACAGGATAAACGCCCAATGATGTCTGATATTCGTGAATCAGGAAGTATTGAGCAGGATGCAGATATTGTTGCGTTCTTGTACCGTGATGATTACTATGATAAAGAATCAGAGAACAAGGATATTATCGAAATTATCATTGCAAAACAACGTAACGGTCCTGTTGGAACAGTTTCATTGGCCTTCGTAAAAGAATATAACAAGTTTGTTAATTTAGAACGAAGATTTGATGACACAAACATGCCACCAGGTGCATAG
- the rplI gene encoding 50S ribosomal protein L9 has product MKVIFLKDVKGKGKQGEVKNVSDGYAHNFLFKQGSAIEATPANMKMLEAQKNKVKQEAAQELAESKQLKEKIEALTVELTAKAGDGGRLFGSVTSKQIADELAKTHKIKIDKRKFDLPDGIRSLGFTNVPLKLHPEVTATVKVQVKEQ; this is encoded by the coding sequence ATGAAGGTAATTTTTTTAAAGGATGTAAAAGGAAAAGGAAAACAAGGTGAAGTGAAAAATGTGTCAGATGGGTATGCACATAACTTTTTATTCAAACAAGGCTCTGCGATTGAAGCTACACCTGCTAATATGAAGATGTTAGAGGCCCAAAAGAACAAAGTGAAGCAAGAGGCTGCTCAAGAACTAGCTGAATCAAAGCAATTAAAAGAAAAAATTGAAGCTTTAACGGTAGAGCTAACTGCAAAAGCTGGTGATGGTGGACGATTATTTGGCTCAGTAACGAGTAAACAAATTGCAGATGAATTAGCAAAAACTCATAAGATTAAAATTGATAAGCGTAAATTTGATTTACCAGATGGAATTCGTTCTCTAGGTTTTACAAATGTTCCACTTAAGCTACACCCTGAGGTTACTGCTACAGTTAAGGTTCAAGTCAAAGAGCAGTAA
- a CDS encoding DHH family phosphoesterase — protein MPDFYKKKMFRYPIYALLLISLVLLGITFYFNWIIGFACFLLLGLVVFYVFRADSLLNKEMESYISTLSYRLKKVGEEALMEMPIGIMLFNDDLYIEWTNPFIASCFDEDTLVGRSLYNVAEELVPLIKQEVETEVVTLHDRKFKVIFKREERLLYFFDVTEQTEIEKLYEDERTVLGVIFLDNYDEVTQGMDDQRKSLMNNHVTTILNKWAMDNGVYLKRTSSERFTAVLNEHILTQLEKSKFSILDEVREKTAKENISLTLSIGIGTGVSSLPELGALAQSSLDLALGRGGDQVAIKQTNGKVKFFGGKTNPIEKRTRVRARVISHALRELINESDKVIIMGHKYPDMDAIGAAIGILKVAQANQKEAYIVLKEEEIDMGVSKLIDEVKNHSELWSYFISPEQALEISTDETLLVVVDTHKPSLVIEERLLTKLDNVVVIDHHRRGEEFIESPLLVYMEPYASSTAELVTELLEYQPKRLKINMLEATSLLAGIIVDTKSFTLRTGSRTFDAASYLRSQGADTVLVQKFLKENIESFNKRAKLIGSAYIYKQGIAIAKGNEDEVNEQVIIAQAADALLAMNGVVASFVISMRNDNVIGVSARSLGDVNVQVIMEGLEGGGHLTNAATQIHNATLEEVEQQLKEVIDEYIEGGKKS, from the coding sequence ATGCCAGATTTTTATAAAAAGAAGATGTTTCGTTACCCAATTTATGCGCTGCTTCTGATTTCACTTGTTTTATTGGGGATAACGTTTTACTTCAATTGGATCATAGGATTTGCTTGTTTTCTGCTCCTAGGATTAGTGGTCTTTTATGTATTTAGAGCGGATTCTTTATTAAATAAAGAGATGGAAAGCTATATCTCAACCCTATCTTATCGGCTTAAAAAAGTAGGGGAAGAGGCCCTCATGGAAATGCCGATTGGTATAATGCTATTTAACGATGACTTATACATTGAGTGGACGAACCCATTTATTGCTTCCTGCTTTGATGAGGATACGTTGGTTGGAAGATCTCTCTATAATGTTGCAGAAGAGTTAGTTCCTCTTATAAAACAAGAGGTTGAAACCGAAGTTGTCACTCTTCATGATCGTAAGTTTAAAGTGATTTTTAAAAGAGAAGAAAGACTCTTGTATTTCTTTGACGTTACAGAACAAACAGAAATTGAAAAACTATATGAAGATGAAAGAACAGTTTTAGGGGTTATTTTCCTAGATAACTACGATGAAGTTACTCAAGGAATGGACGATCAGCGAAAAAGCTTGATGAATAACCATGTTACGACCATCCTTAATAAATGGGCTATGGATAATGGAGTTTATTTAAAGAGGACATCTTCTGAACGTTTTACAGCTGTTTTAAATGAGCATATATTGACTCAATTAGAAAAGAGTAAGTTCTCCATTCTTGATGAGGTAAGGGAAAAGACAGCAAAGGAAAATATCTCGCTTACGTTAAGTATTGGAATTGGAACAGGTGTTTCATCACTACCAGAACTAGGAGCTTTAGCACAATCAAGCTTAGATTTGGCATTAGGTAGAGGTGGGGATCAGGTTGCTATAAAACAAACCAACGGAAAAGTTAAATTTTTCGGTGGAAAAACAAACCCTATCGAAAAACGCACTCGAGTACGTGCACGTGTTATTTCTCATGCATTACGAGAGCTTATCAATGAGAGTGACAAAGTCATCATTATGGGGCATAAATACCCAGATATGGATGCGATTGGTGCAGCAATCGGGATATTAAAGGTTGCACAAGCAAATCAAAAAGAAGCTTACATTGTTTTAAAAGAAGAAGAAATCGATATGGGTGTCTCGAAACTAATTGATGAAGTAAAGAATCACTCAGAGCTATGGAGTTATTTCATATCACCAGAACAGGCTTTGGAGATTTCAACAGATGAAACTCTTCTTGTGGTTGTTGACACACATAAACCTTCATTAGTGATTGAGGAGCGCTTATTAACAAAATTAGATAATGTTGTTGTTATAGATCACCATCGTAGAGGGGAAGAATTTATTGAATCACCGCTTTTAGTTTATATGGAACCATATGCTTCCTCTACAGCAGAATTAGTTACAGAATTACTAGAATATCAGCCTAAACGATTAAAAATTAATATGCTAGAAGCCACTTCACTTCTAGCCGGTATTATTGTTGATACAAAGAGTTTCACACTACGAACAGGTTCTAGAACATTTGATGCAGCTTCATACCTTCGCTCACAAGGTGCCGATACAGTTTTAGTACAGAAGTTCCTAAAAGAGAATATTGAAAGCTTTAATAAGCGTGCGAAACTTATAGGAAGTGCATACATTTATAAACAAGGCATTGCCATTGCAAAAGGTAATGAGGATGAAGTTAATGAGCAGGTAATTATAGCTCAAGCTGCAGATGCATTGCTAGCAATGAACGGAGTAGTTGCTTCATTTGTTATATCAATGAGAAACGATAATGTGATTGGTGTAAGCGCAAGGTCGCTTGGAGATGTAAATGTACAGGTGATCATGGAGGGTCTAGAAGGTGGAGGACACTTAACAAATGCAGCTACACAAATACATAATGCAACACTTGAAGAAGTAGAACAGCAACTAAAAGAAGTCATAGATGAATATATTGAGGGAGGCAAAAAATCATGA
- a CDS encoding YybS family protein: MKKTKQLTEGAILIALYIIILLLFLYIPLIGILVLFLLPLPFIIYTIRNGLKNSIIFFIAALVVSFIIGTLMALPMTFMFGSSGIVLGYLIEKQKGRYALLLGGTVAFLLNIALLYIITVSLLNINLMEETITMTRETLETSNELLTLVGQESNEQALKQFEDAMKIFPYLLPSTFLMIAFIFSFFTQLFSIPFLKRLKVTIESWPPFRELRLPRSLLWYYLIVMLLMFIEFEVGTFGYTAVINLFYILQLLMMVQGFSFVFYYCFQKGISKAVPILILVFSLFIPILLYIIRILGIIDLGFQMRDKIAPKK; the protein is encoded by the coding sequence GTGAAGAAAACCAAACAGCTAACAGAGGGAGCTATTTTAATTGCTCTATATATTATCATTCTCTTGCTATTTTTATACATACCATTAATAGGCATATTAGTACTATTCTTATTACCATTGCCGTTTATCATTTATACGATAAGAAATGGTCTTAAAAACTCTATTATTTTCTTTATAGCAGCTTTAGTTGTATCTTTTATAATAGGGACTTTGATGGCTTTACCAATGACATTTATGTTTGGAAGTAGTGGTATAGTACTAGGGTATTTAATTGAAAAGCAGAAAGGCCGTTATGCATTATTATTGGGAGGAACAGTTGCTTTTCTTCTAAACATTGCATTGCTTTATATAATTACTGTCAGCTTGTTAAATATTAATTTAATGGAAGAAACCATTACAATGACAAGAGAAACTCTTGAAACTTCTAACGAGCTACTTACATTGGTTGGACAGGAGTCCAACGAACAGGCTCTAAAACAATTTGAAGATGCAATGAAAATATTTCCTTATTTGCTTCCTAGTACATTTTTAATGATTGCTTTTATATTCTCTTTTTTCACACAGCTATTTTCTATTCCTTTTCTTAAGAGGTTGAAGGTGACCATTGAATCTTGGCCACCATTTAGAGAATTGAGATTACCAAGAAGCTTGTTATGGTATTACTTGATTGTTATGCTTCTCATGTTTATTGAATTTGAAGTAGGAACCTTTGGGTACACAGCAGTCATTAATCTATTTTACATATTACAGTTGTTAATGATGGTTCAAGGATTCTCTTTTGTTTTTTATTACTGTTTTCAAAAAGGTATTTCAAAGGCCGTTCCCATACTGATCTTAGTCTTTTCCCTATTTATACCTATTCTCCTTTATATTATAAGAATCTTAGGTATAATTGACTTAGGCTTTCAGATGAGAGATAAAATAGCACCAAAGAAATAA
- the rpsR gene encoding 30S ribosomal protein S18: MAGGRRGGRGAKRRKVCFFTAHGITKIDYKDLDVLKRFISERGKILPRRVTGTSAKYQRKLTVAIKRARQMALLPYVSGE; this comes from the coding sequence ATGGCAGGAGGACGCAGAGGTGGACGTGGAGCTAAACGTCGTAAAGTTTGTTTCTTTACAGCTCACGGAATCACTAAAATCGACTACAAAGATCTTGACGTGTTAAAACGTTTTATTTCTGAGCGTGGTAAAATTTTACCTCGTCGTGTAACAGGTACTAGCGCGAAATATCAACGTAAATTAACAGTTGCTATCAAACGTGCTCGTCAAATGGCATTATTACCATACGTTTCTGGTGAATAA